One Synechococcales cyanobacterium T60_A2020_003 genomic region harbors:
- the ureA gene encoding urease subunit gamma — MQLTPQEKDKLLIFTAALLAERRKERGLKLNYPEAVAYISAAILEGARDGRTVADLMTYGTTLLSKADVMDGIAEMLHEVQVEATFPDGTKLVTVHDPIR, encoded by the coding sequence ATGCAACTAACCCCCCAGGAAAAGGATAAACTGCTGATCTTTACGGCGGCGCTGCTAGCGGAACGGCGCAAAGAGCGTGGCCTTAAGCTGAATTATCCGGAAGCGGTTGCCTACATTTCGGCTGCCATTTTAGAGGGGGCACGCGATGGCCGCACCGTAGCCGACTTGATGACCTACGGCACAACCCTTCTCAGTAAAGCCGATGTCATGGATGGCATTGCTGAAATGTTGCACGAAGTCCAGGTAGAAGCGACGTTTCCCGATGGCACGAAACTGGTTACGGTTCACGACCCTATCCGATGA
- a CDS encoding urease subunit beta — protein MAKNVEKSQAQTSEVVVPGELLPEGGMIELNVDRPTVTMTVANTGDRPIQVGSHFHFFEVNSALAFDRDQAKGMRLDIPAGTAVRFEPGDEREVTLVSLVGLRQVYGLNGLVNGPLEAVTAQPKAEKKATGKKGKTKKSGKSD, from the coding sequence ATGGCGAAGAACGTAGAGAAATCTCAAGCCCAGACGAGTGAGGTAGTGGTTCCAGGGGAGCTATTGCCTGAAGGCGGGATGATTGAGCTGAATGTCGATCGCCCAACGGTGACGATGACGGTCGCCAATACGGGCGATCGCCCGATCCAGGTGGGGTCGCACTTCCACTTTTTTGAGGTGAATTCGGCACTTGCATTTGACCGCGATCAGGCAAAAGGAATGCGGTTAGATATTCCAGCGGGTACGGCGGTGCGGTTTGAACCAGGGGATGAGCGTGAAGTAACCCTGGTATCGTTGGTGGGACTACGCCAAGTGTATGGCCTAAATGGGTTGGTGAATGGCCCGTTAGAGGCTGTAACCGCACAACCAAAGGCTGAAAAGAAAGCGACTGGAAAGAAAGGGAAGACCAAAAAATCGGGCAAGTCAGACTAA
- a CDS encoding bifunctional riboflavin kinase/FAD synthetase — translation MWIASSLETIRTPTYIALGNFDGIHRGHRKVMEPVLGLRSEVANAKCQADLERQLVGVVHQGFSAVSSADTGAIIDGDGDRTTAPQISVVTFSPHPRAFFSGQPQQLLTPLDEKAEWLAALGIDQLVLLPFDQELANLTPHAFVEEILVGHLHARFISIGQDFCFGRQRSGTSQDLRAIAAQFGIPTHIVSLQYDEGERISSSAIRQALQDGHPEYAAQLLGRPYSLIGEVVTGQQLGRTLGFPTANLRLPSDKFLPRQGVYGVWVHLAEVAEPLLGVMNLGQRPTVDGTRQTIEVHVLNWAGDLYGQRLRVDLAMFIRPEQRFVGIDALKAQIHQDCETARERLLQSSPLSD, via the coding sequence GTGTGGATAGCCTCTTCTCTCGAAACGATTCGGACTCCAACCTACATTGCCCTAGGTAACTTTGACGGCATTCACCGGGGGCATCGTAAGGTTATGGAACCAGTTTTGGGGCTTCGCTCAGAGGTGGCGAATGCTAAGTGTCAGGCTGACTTAGAGCGGCAGCTTGTCGGGGTTGTTCACCAAGGATTTTCAGCCGTCAGTAGTGCGGATACAGGCGCAATTATCGATGGCGATGGCGATCGCACCACCGCTCCCCAGATCTCAGTGGTCACCTTTTCGCCCCATCCACGCGCTTTCTTTTCGGGACAGCCGCAGCAGTTGTTAACGCCCCTAGATGAAAAGGCCGAATGGTTAGCAGCCCTGGGAATTGATCAGCTAGTGCTACTGCCCTTTGATCAGGAGTTGGCGAACTTAACTCCCCACGCCTTTGTAGAAGAGATTTTGGTGGGTCATCTCCATGCGCGGTTCATTAGCATCGGGCAAGATTTCTGTTTTGGACGCCAGCGATCGGGCACCTCTCAAGATTTGCGGGCGATCGCCGCTCAGTTTGGCATTCCTACCCACATTGTTAGCCTTCAGTACGACGAAGGAGAGCGGATCAGCAGTTCGGCCATTCGGCAGGCGTTACAGGATGGTCATCCGGAGTATGCAGCCCAGCTTTTAGGGCGTCCCTATAGCCTTATCGGAGAGGTGGTGACAGGACAGCAGTTGGGACGAACCCTTGGGTTTCCGACGGCCAATTTGCGGCTTCCGTCCGATAAGTTTTTGCCCCGTCAAGGCGTGTATGGCGTCTGGGTACACTTAGCAGAGGTGGCTGAGCCGTTGCTGGGTGTGATGAATCTGGGTCAGCGGCCAACCGTAGACGGTACTCGGCAAACGATTGAAGTGCATGTGCTGAACTGGGCAGGGGACTTGTACGGTCAACGCCTGCGGGTAGATTTGGCAATGTTTATTCGGCCTGAGCAGCGCTTTGTGGGGATCGATGCGCTTAAGGCTCAAATTCATCAGGACTGCGAAACAGCTCGTGAGAGACTATTACAGTCTTCCCCTCTTTCAGACTAG
- a CDS encoding helix-turn-helix transcriptional regulator — translation MNTLTSLPKRADAAFDSRQLSGSESAASIWTPSPLLQAVTEGLVDGILILTQQGDPVYSNSHAQRLCQQLLACTEAFQTVPSEIWHVCATLIENRDVFPEQLVVLEDAIGDRKFPDLRVRVQWIELSDRSDPYLLVMLEDRRQSILSLAITESQKYGLTGREAEVWFRQRSNYTYEEIATELHITVNTVKKHIKSIRAKRQSVWWNEECN, via the coding sequence ATGAATACTCTAACATCTCTCCCCAAACGTGCAGATGCCGCTTTCGATTCTCGACAGCTCTCTGGTTCTGAAAGCGCTGCCTCAATATGGACACCGTCTCCCTTGCTTCAGGCCGTGACCGAAGGCTTAGTAGATGGCATCTTGATTTTGACGCAGCAAGGCGACCCTGTATACTCCAACAGCCATGCTCAACGGTTATGCCAACAGCTTTTGGCCTGTACGGAAGCATTCCAAACCGTCCCATCTGAAATTTGGCATGTTTGCGCAACCTTGATTGAAAATCGCGATGTGTTTCCTGAACAGCTTGTTGTTTTAGAAGACGCGATTGGCGATCGCAAGTTCCCCGATCTACGGGTGCGGGTGCAGTGGATTGAATTGAGCGATCGCAGCGATCCCTATCTGTTAGTGATGCTGGAAGATCGGCGGCAGTCAATCCTGAGCTTAGCCATCACCGAAAGTCAGAAATACGGACTGACCGGACGGGAAGCGGAAGTGTGGTTTCGTCAGCGCTCCAACTATACCTATGAAGAAATTGCCACCGAACTGCATATCACGGTCAATACCGTTAAGAAACACATCAAAAGCATCCGAGCTAAACGCCAATCGGTCTGGTGGAATGAGGAGTGCAATTAA
- a CDS encoding NAD-dependent epimerase/dehydratase family protein, whose amino-acid sequence MKAFVTGASGFTGSHLVKALCDRGDTVTALVRKTSNCDRLAEYPVNFIYGDITDRDALRQGMAGADVVFHAAAYVELGLVDEAKMARVNVDGTRAVLETAKELGIPKMVYCSTIGVFGDTQGKVINETFQRTQADFSSAYDRTKYDAQKLVDQFAAGGLNVSSLLPAGILGPDDPHFGPVMKTFLKGRLKLWAGGDRITGVVHVDDLVQAMLLAAEKGQPGGWYIISSGELSTRDMFAAVGKDAGIQPPAEAPEALVRLLGILLDPIGRLFNWQPPLSRERVHYIYDRCVRVDATKARQELGWNPRSLEQTLKDSKPL is encoded by the coding sequence ATGAAAGCATTTGTAACCGGAGCCAGCGGATTTACCGGATCGCACCTAGTGAAAGCACTGTGCGATCGCGGTGATACGGTAACAGCGCTGGTGCGGAAAACGAGCAATTGCGATCGCCTGGCTGAGTATCCAGTGAACTTCATCTATGGTGACATCACCGATCGGGACGCATTGCGCCAAGGAATGGCCGGAGCGGATGTGGTCTTCCATGCGGCGGCCTACGTGGAACTGGGATTAGTCGATGAAGCCAAGATGGCGCGGGTGAATGTGGACGGAACCCGTGCCGTTCTAGAAACGGCCAAAGAACTAGGTATTCCCAAAATGGTCTATTGCAGCACCATCGGTGTGTTTGGCGATACCCAGGGAAAGGTCATCAACGAAACCTTTCAGCGCACCCAAGCCGATTTTTCCTCTGCCTACGATCGCACCAAGTATGACGCTCAGAAACTGGTGGATCAGTTTGCTGCTGGGGGATTGAATGTCTCTAGCCTCCTGCCTGCTGGCATCCTAGGGCCAGATGATCCCCACTTTGGCCCGGTGATGAAAACCTTTCTGAAAGGACGTCTGAAGCTGTGGGCGGGGGGCGATCGCATAACGGGGGTTGTCCATGTCGATGATCTCGTCCAGGCGATGCTGCTGGCAGCAGAGAAAGGGCAACCGGGGGGATGGTACATCATCTCGTCGGGCGAGCTATCTACCCGTGATATGTTTGCTGCTGTGGGTAAAGATGCGGGAATTCAACCCCCTGCCGAGGCTCCGGAAGCGCTGGTGCGTCTGTTGGGGATACTCCTCGATCCAATTGGTCGTTTATTCAACTGGCAGCCCCCCCTCAGCCGCGAGCGGGTTCATTACATTTACGATCGCTGTGTGCGGGTCGATGCTACTAAAGCCCGTCAGGAGTTGGGCTGGAATCCGCGATCGCTCGAACAAACGCTGAAGGATTCAAAACCCTTATAG
- the thiC gene encoding phosphomethylpyrimidine synthase ThiC yields the protein MRTAWVAKRAGHSNVTQMHYARKGILTEEMAFVAERENLSPDLIRDEVTRGRLIIPANINHTNLEPMGIGIATRCKVNANIGASPNSSNIEDELAKLALAVKYGADTVMDLSTGGGDLDQIRTAIIKASPVPIGTVPIYQALEGVHGSVEKLTADDFLHVIEVQAQQGVDYMTIHAGIVLEHLPLVKHRITGIVSRGGGILARWMLYHHQQNPLYTRFRDIIEIFKRYDVAFSLGDSLRPGCLHDASDAAQLAELKTLGQLTRQAWEHDVQVMVEGPGHVPMDQIEFNVRKQMEECSEAPFYVLGPLVTDIAPGYDHITSAIGAAMAGWYGTAMLCYVTPKEHLGLPDAEDVRNGLIAYKIAAHAADVARHRPGVRDRDDALSHARYTFDWNRQFELSLDPERAREYHDETLPADIYKTAEFCSMCGPKFCPMQTKVDAEALTELEKFLEKDASSPVG from the coding sequence ATGCGTACAGCGTGGGTCGCTAAGCGTGCGGGGCACTCAAATGTCACGCAGATGCACTATGCGCGAAAAGGCATCTTAACGGAGGAGATGGCTTTTGTTGCTGAGCGGGAGAATTTATCTCCTGACTTGATTCGGGATGAAGTTACGCGAGGACGCTTAATCATTCCTGCCAATATTAATCACACGAATTTGGAGCCGATGGGGATCGGCATTGCCACTCGCTGCAAGGTCAATGCCAACATTGGAGCCTCTCCTAACTCCTCTAACATCGAGGATGAATTAGCAAAGCTGGCGCTTGCGGTCAAGTACGGGGCTGACACCGTGATGGATTTATCCACAGGTGGCGGCGATCTGGATCAAATTCGGACAGCCATCATCAAGGCTTCTCCTGTCCCGATCGGAACTGTTCCCATCTATCAAGCGCTGGAAGGGGTGCATGGCAGTGTGGAGAAGCTCACTGCCGATGATTTTCTACACGTCATTGAAGTGCAGGCCCAACAGGGTGTGGACTACATGACGATTCATGCTGGGATCGTGCTCGAACATTTACCCCTTGTTAAGCATCGCATTACAGGCATCGTATCGCGTGGCGGCGGTATTCTTGCCCGATGGATGCTTTACCATCATCAACAAAACCCGCTGTACACCCGCTTTCGCGACATCATTGAAATTTTTAAGCGATATGATGTCGCGTTTAGTTTGGGTGATTCGCTGCGTCCGGGATGTTTGCATGACGCGTCGGACGCGGCTCAGTTAGCGGAACTGAAAACCTTGGGTCAACTCACTCGCCAAGCTTGGGAGCATGATGTCCAGGTCATGGTCGAGGGGCCTGGACATGTTCCCATGGATCAAATTGAGTTCAATGTCCGGAAGCAGATGGAGGAATGCTCTGAGGCTCCCTTCTATGTACTGGGGCCATTGGTCACTGACATTGCACCCGGATACGATCACATCACTAGTGCGATTGGTGCAGCGATGGCGGGATGGTATGGAACGGCCATGCTGTGCTATGTCACGCCCAAAGAGCATTTGGGATTACCAGATGCTGAAGACGTTCGCAATGGGTTAATTGCCTACAAAATTGCGGCCCATGCGGCGGATGTGGCGCGTCATCGTCCGGGTGTGCGCGATCGCGATGATGCGCTATCCCACGCTCGCTACACCTTTGACTGGAATCGACAGTTTGAGCTATCGCTCGACCCAGAACGGGCACGCGAGTACCATGATGAAACCCTGCCTGCCGATATTTATAAAACGGCTGAGTTCTGCTCGATGTGTGGGCCTAAGTTCTGTCCCATGCAGACCAAGGTAGACGCTGAGGCACTTACCGAGCTAGAGAAATTCCTTGAGAAAGACGCATCGTCCCCAGTCGGCTAG
- a CDS encoding TIGR03792 family protein, with product MVIEWLQFKVNPDVRERFVQQDAEIWTPFLAQYHGFLGKQVWINPETLDEIVLVMHWATMEDWKAVPSDRLEETETTFRAAMGDTYKLVESKGYQVRRYFQPPVGDELTMIRR from the coding sequence ATGGTTATTGAATGGCTTCAGTTTAAGGTCAATCCCGATGTTCGAGAACGGTTTGTGCAGCAAGATGCAGAGATCTGGACTCCTTTTCTAGCGCAATATCACGGTTTTCTAGGGAAACAGGTGTGGATTAATCCAGAAACGCTTGATGAAATCGTACTGGTGATGCACTGGGCCACAATGGAAGATTGGAAAGCTGTACCGAGCGATCGCCTTGAGGAAACAGAAACTACATTCCGGGCTGCTATGGGCGACACCTACAAATTGGTGGAGTCTAAGGGATATCAAGTGCGACGCTATTTCCAGCCTCCAGTTGGCGATGAACTCACAATGATCCGCCGATAG
- a CDS encoding MBL fold metallo-hydrolase, whose translation MPIKEDQFTVRFWGVRGSIACPGPETVRYGGNTSCIEVKVGGHRLIFDGGTGLRVLGQSLLAEMPLTAHMFFTHSHWDHIQGFPFFVPAFIPGNHFRIYGAIAPNGSTIEQRLNDQMLHPNFPVPLQIMGAHMEFCDIDVGEPVRLGDVLVQNALLNHPGEAVGYRVSWNGHSVAYVTDTEHFPDRLDDNVVWLARNADVMIYDATYTDEEYYSEKSSKVGWGHSTWQEAVKVAEAANVKKLVIFHHDPLHSDDFMDKVKEDTAKRFPSSVVAWEGLEIDLLNMPESFADMDGKASGSIQSKVSA comes from the coding sequence ATGCCAATTAAGGAAGACCAATTCACGGTTCGTTTCTGGGGTGTTAGAGGCAGTATTGCTTGCCCCGGACCCGAAACAGTGCGTTATGGCGGTAATACGTCCTGTATTGAGGTAAAAGTCGGTGGGCATCGCCTCATTTTTGATGGTGGTACAGGGCTGCGGGTTCTGGGTCAATCGCTGCTGGCGGAGATGCCCCTCACCGCTCATATGTTCTTCACCCATTCCCACTGGGATCACATTCAAGGTTTTCCATTTTTTGTTCCGGCCTTTATTCCTGGCAATCACTTTCGGATTTATGGGGCGATCGCACCCAACGGCTCAACCATTGAGCAACGCCTCAACGACCAGATGCTCCATCCCAACTTTCCCGTGCCGCTGCAAATCATGGGAGCCCACATGGAGTTTTGCGATATCGATGTGGGTGAACCCGTGCGCCTGGGGGATGTGCTGGTGCAAAATGCGCTGCTGAACCATCCCGGTGAGGCCGTGGGCTATCGGGTGAGTTGGAACGGTCACTCTGTAGCCTACGTCACCGACACCGAGCATTTTCCCGATCGTTTGGACGACAACGTCGTGTGGCTGGCTCGAAATGCGGATGTGATGATCTACGACGCAACCTACACCGACGAAGAGTATTACTCTGAGAAGTCGAGTAAGGTGGGCTGGGGGCATTCCACCTGGCAAGAAGCCGTAAAAGTCGCCGAAGCGGCCAATGTGAAAAAGCTGGTGATCTTCCATCACGACCCACTGCACTCAGATGACTTTATGGACAAGGTGAAAGAGGACACCGCCAAGCGCTTTCCCAGTAGCGTTGTGGCCTGGGAAGGACTGGAGATTGACCTGCTGAATATGCCGGAATCGTTTGCAGACATGGATGGCAAGGCATCTGGGAGCATTCAGTCGAAAGTGTCGGCTTAG
- a CDS encoding phasin family protein, which produces MDNNNLLTQLIMLGIGTTSLAAEKLKEVSEQWVKDGKLDPEQAANFANDLMQKMKAEQGNFEEQMQRQIRNILQDLGVPRQNEMDELRGRLDRLERQVRDLENKIWR; this is translated from the coding sequence ATGGACAATAACAACCTGTTAACCCAGCTCATTATGCTTGGCATTGGCACGACGTCCTTAGCGGCTGAGAAGCTCAAGGAAGTGAGTGAGCAGTGGGTTAAGGACGGCAAGTTGGATCCTGAGCAAGCCGCTAACTTTGCCAATGACCTGATGCAGAAAATGAAGGCAGAGCAGGGCAATTTTGAGGAGCAAATGCAGCGGCAAATCCGGAATATTCTTCAGGATTTGGGCGTGCCTCGGCAAAACGAGATGGATGAACTGCGCGGACGCCTCGATCGCCTAGAGCGTCAGGTGCGAGATTTAGAAAATAAGATCTGGCGCTAG